The following are from one region of the Acidobacteriota bacterium genome:
- a CDS encoding ATP-binding protein produces the protein MIRTLQGRLVIAYIGLTVALHVLVFHVMGLAMRRSLEQGIQQIMEQMVEADATYQQALETYGSGDFSADKFYFRLFAPQGTLVVQEGRDLARAEALGWALVPGQRRVDTIEIAPGTTLRVVSRRFEDGALIQAGVLLDENSDLFEQLAHHWRWGLLSLAVVAAGLSWWMVRSAMAGVKQVTRTAEEILDGSLKARVPERQHVVEVQELTGTINRMLDKIDVLITDLKFVTVNVAHDLRSPLTRIRGAAEVALRGEPSPEVLHGLAERAIQETTRLEAVVETMLEIVRLDSGTDQLVREPVDPRALMREIMELYSEAAEAKDLSLQLTATETPWIEAERTMLQRTLANLLDNAVKFTPHGGSIRLGSEHNAKAVVLFVEDSGPGISEADIPRIFERFFRADSSRQRSGHGLGLSYVKSAVSAHGGEVRVLRPDAGGTRVEVRFPA, from the coding sequence ATGATCCGCACCCTCCAAGGACGTCTCGTCATCGCGTACATCGGACTCACCGTGGCTCTCCACGTGCTCGTCTTTCACGTCATGGGTCTCGCGATGCGGAGAAGTCTCGAGCAGGGAATTCAGCAGATTATGGAGCAGATGGTGGAGGCAGACGCCACCTATCAACAGGCGCTCGAGACCTACGGCAGCGGCGATTTTAGCGCCGACAAATTCTACTTTCGTCTCTTCGCACCCCAGGGCACCCTCGTGGTCCAGGAAGGCCGCGATCTGGCGCGCGCCGAAGCCTTGGGGTGGGCCCTGGTGCCGGGCCAACGACGGGTCGACACCATCGAGATCGCCCCGGGCACCACCCTGCGTGTCGTCAGCCGCCGATTCGAGGACGGTGCGCTAATCCAAGCTGGTGTGTTGCTCGATGAGAACAGCGACCTCTTCGAGCAGCTCGCCCACCATTGGCGCTGGGGGCTCCTGTCGCTGGCCGTTGTCGCCGCCGGTCTCAGTTGGTGGATGGTGCGAAGCGCAATGGCTGGCGTCAAACAGGTCACCCGCACCGCCGAGGAGATCCTGGACGGTTCCCTCAAGGCGCGCGTACCGGAACGCCAGCACGTGGTGGAGGTCCAGGAGCTCACCGGCACCATCAACCGGATGCTCGACAAGATCGATGTGCTGATCACCGACCTCAAGTTCGTGACGGTGAACGTGGCCCACGACCTGCGTAGCCCGCTGACTCGGATTCGCGGAGCCGCCGAAGTCGCACTGCGCGGCGAGCCTTCGCCGGAGGTCCTCCACGGCCTGGCGGAGCGGGCGATCCAAGAAACAACCCGGCTCGAGGCCGTCGTAGAGACCATGCTCGAAATCGTCCGGCTCGACTCCGGCACCGATCAGTTGGTCAGGGAGCCTGTGGATCCGCGAGCGCTGATGCGCGAGATCATGGAGCTGTACTCCGAGGCGGCGGAGGCCAAGGATCTCTCTCTCCAACTCACCGCCACCGAAACCCCGTGGATCGAGGCGGAGCGCACCATGCTGCAGCGAACGCTGGCCAACCTACTCGACAACGCCGTGAAGTTCACGCCCCACGGCGGTTCCATTCGCCTCGGCTCGGAGCACAACGCCAAAGCCGTGGTCTTGTTCGTGGAGGACTCGGGGCCCGGCATTTCCGAAGCGGACATCCCTCGCATTTTCGAACGCTTCTTCCGCGCCGATTCCTCTCGCCAGAGGTCGGGCCACGGTTTGGGACTCTCCTACGTGAAGTCAGCGGTCTCCGCCCACGGCGGCGAAGTGCGCGTTTTGCGCCCGGATGCGGGCGGTACACGCGTGGAAGTCCGCTTCCCAGCCTGA
- a CDS encoding response regulator transcription factor — MRVLVVEDDEATREFISRGLQQEGFTVDTATDGDLGYWAARDATFDLIVMDIMLPSTDGLSVVQRLRRENIETPVLVLSAKGELDDRVRGLRAGGDDYLTKPFAFAELIARIEALVRRSNRLDTSPLLHVGEVTLDKERHLLFVGSEQVDLQPAEFRLIGYLMRNRGRVVSKTMILDHVWGYDFDPQTNVVEAKISRLRSKLAVHTPRELIRTVRGLGYRFEAGDGPGPDHEASS, encoded by the coding sequence CTGCGCGTGCTGGTGGTTGAAGACGACGAAGCGACTCGGGAGTTCATCAGTCGGGGTCTACAGCAGGAAGGCTTCACGGTCGATACCGCCACGGATGGTGATCTCGGGTATTGGGCGGCTCGGGATGCCACCTTCGACTTGATTGTCATGGACATCATGCTGCCGAGCACGGATGGCCTGTCGGTAGTGCAGCGGCTGCGTCGGGAGAACATCGAGACCCCGGTCCTGGTGCTCAGCGCCAAGGGCGAGTTGGACGACCGCGTGCGAGGCCTCCGGGCCGGTGGCGACGACTACCTGACCAAGCCCTTTGCCTTCGCTGAGCTGATCGCCCGCATCGAGGCGCTGGTCCGGCGGTCGAACCGTCTCGACACATCCCCGCTGCTTCACGTGGGCGAGGTGACGTTGGACAAAGAACGACACCTGCTCTTCGTGGGTAGCGAACAGGTCGACCTGCAGCCAGCAGAATTCAGGCTGATCGGCTACCTGATGCGAAACCGAGGCCGGGTCGTGTCCAAGACGATGATCCTCGACCACGTTTGGGGCTATGACTTCGATCCTCAGACCAATGTGGTGGAAGCGAAGATCTCGAGGCTGCGCTCGAAGTTGGCGGTCCATACCCCCCGGGAGCTGATCCGCACCGTGCGCGGCTTGGGCTATCGATTCGAGGCCGGGGACGGTCCAGGGCCCGATCATGAAGCGTCGAGCTAA
- a CDS encoding ion channel has product MKPDQSLIHRFERRLETYQDASLTVFLVALCLLAFVILPVVELSGRTGAFISFAFSLVFMAGALIGGLSVGWRRFAIALACLSIALSWLEDLPGAKALDLANLAVSILFMAFVCWQLLREVFRPGDVNAHRLRGAVAVYLVVGFIFALIYGFVEALAPGSFRGLGPEGFGEDLHHAMYFSFVTLTTLGYGDITPESEFAQMLVVVEAVVGQLFLAVLIGRLVSLSVPSRASTESSAQADRSEDDTSAGPPQRRTTNL; this is encoded by the coding sequence ATGAAACCCGACCAATCGCTGATTCATCGCTTCGAGCGGCGCCTGGAGACCTATCAGGACGCCAGCCTGACGGTATTCCTCGTTGCCTTGTGCTTGCTGGCGTTCGTCATCCTTCCCGTTGTCGAACTGTCGGGCAGAACCGGTGCTTTCATTTCCTTCGCTTTCTCGCTGGTGTTCATGGCCGGCGCGTTGATCGGCGGCTTGTCGGTTGGCTGGCGGCGTTTCGCGATCGCCCTGGCCTGCCTCTCGATCGCCCTTTCATGGCTCGAAGATCTTCCGGGCGCCAAGGCCTTGGACCTCGCCAACCTGGCGGTCTCGATCCTCTTCATGGCTTTTGTCTGCTGGCAGCTCTTGCGCGAGGTCTTCCGGCCAGGAGATGTCAACGCACATCGGCTGCGAGGTGCGGTCGCCGTCTACCTTGTGGTGGGCTTTATCTTTGCGCTGATCTACGGCTTCGTCGAGGCACTGGCGCCGGGCTCCTTCCGGGGCCTTGGCCCAGAAGGGTTCGGCGAGGATCTTCACCACGCGATGTACTTCAGCTTCGTCACGCTGACCACCCTCGGGTATGGCGACATCACACCCGAGAGTGAGTTCGCGCAGATGCTGGTGGTGGTCGAGGCGGTGGTCGGCCAGCTATTCCTAGCGGTTCTGATCGGGCGCTTGGTGTCCCTGTCGGTCCCGAGCCGAGCCAGTACCGAATCGTCAGCGCAGGCAGACAGATCCGAAGACGACACATCCGCGGGCCCGCCGCAGCGAAGAACCACCAACCTATGA
- a CDS encoding TIGR00266 family protein: MSEAVWYVSVAGQQQGPMSAEQVIEGIRQGHFDRSAHVFTQGMANWVGIDTRPEFATAFGGAPTAVTPPAPPPAAAGGAHEIDYEIMGEEMQYVEITLDPQEACIAEAGAFMYMDAGIEMETIFGDGSAASDSGGLMGKLMGAGKRVLTGESLFMTVFANVQQGRKKVAFASPYPGSIVPLDLRQHGGTILCQKDAFLCAAKGISVGIALNRKLGAGLFGGEGFILQKLEGQGLAFVHAGGAILGRQLAAGETLRVDTGCLVAFEQTVNYDIQMVRGIKTAIFGGEGLFYATLTGPGNVWLQSLPFSRLAGRVLSAAPGLGKRGKGEGSALGPLGDLLMGD, translated from the coding sequence ATGAGCGAAGCGGTTTGGTACGTGTCGGTAGCGGGACAACAGCAAGGTCCGATGAGTGCGGAGCAGGTCATTGAAGGCATCCGGCAGGGCCATTTCGATCGTTCCGCCCACGTCTTCACCCAGGGGATGGCGAACTGGGTAGGGATCGATACACGGCCAGAGTTCGCCACCGCCTTTGGCGGCGCGCCGACGGCCGTCACGCCGCCCGCCCCGCCGCCGGCCGCCGCCGGGGGCGCCCACGAGATCGACTACGAGATCATGGGCGAGGAGATGCAGTACGTCGAGATCACCCTCGACCCGCAGGAAGCGTGCATCGCCGAAGCCGGCGCCTTCATGTACATGGACGCCGGCATCGAGATGGAAACCATCTTTGGTGACGGCTCCGCAGCGAGCGACAGCGGCGGCCTGATGGGCAAGCTGATGGGGGCCGGCAAGCGGGTGTTGACCGGTGAGTCCCTGTTCATGACGGTGTTCGCCAACGTCCAGCAGGGGCGCAAGAAGGTCGCCTTCGCCTCACCCTATCCGGGCAGCATCGTACCCCTCGACCTGCGCCAGCACGGCGGCACCATCCTCTGCCAGAAGGATGCCTTCCTGTGCGCCGCCAAGGGTATCTCCGTCGGTATCGCGCTCAACCGCAAGCTCGGCGCTGGCCTGTTCGGTGGCGAAGGCTTCATTCTCCAGAAGCTGGAAGGCCAGGGCCTGGCCTTCGTTCACGCCGGCGGCGCGATCCTCGGTCGGCAGCTCGCCGCCGGCGAGACGCTGCGGGTGGACACGGGCTGCCTGGTGGCCTTCGAACAGACCGTCAACTACGACATCCAGATGGTGAGGGGAATCAAGACGGCGATTTTCGGCGGGGAAGGCTTGTTCTACGCCACTCTCACCGGCCCCGGCAACGTCTGGCTCCAGTCGCTGCCCTTCAGCCGCCTGGCCGGGCGAGTTCTCTCCGCCGCACCGGGCCTCGGCAAGCGGGGCAAAGGCGAGGGTTCGGCCCTCGGCCCGCTGGGCGACCTGCTGATGGGGGACTAG
- a CDS encoding glutaminyl-peptide cyclotransferase encodes MRPSPLPGHLAAGLLMLALAACGEVAGGPSTSGPVGSSVPALSAGESAGAEPAMGRPAVKEYTVEVLRAFPHDPTAYTQGLEWHDGALLESTGQYGKSRLRRVDLETGEIRREVVVDPDLFAEGVTRVGERLIQLTWQAGLALVYDAGNFEALEPLRYRGEGWGLCFDGERLVMSDGSDLLSFRDPATFDLLGTVAVTLHGAPVGNLNELECVEGEVYANVYGREILVAIDPASGRVRRVIDAAGLLSASERAHAEVLNGIAHRPGSDRFFLTGKHWPKLFEVRFVER; translated from the coding sequence GTGCGACCTAGTCCACTCCCTGGACACCTCGCCGCGGGCCTCTTGATGTTGGCGTTGGCGGCCTGCGGTGAGGTGGCCGGCGGTCCCTCGACCTCAGGCCCGGTAGGTTCCTCGGTGCCGGCTCTCTCCGCCGGGGAATCCGCCGGTGCCGAACCTGCGATGGGCCGTCCGGCGGTCAAGGAGTACACCGTCGAAGTGCTGCGCGCCTTTCCGCACGATCCGACGGCCTACACCCAAGGCCTCGAATGGCACGACGGTGCCCTCCTCGAGTCGACAGGCCAATACGGCAAATCGCGCCTGCGCCGCGTAGACCTCGAAACCGGCGAGATTCGCCGAGAGGTGGTGGTGGACCCGGACCTCTTCGCCGAGGGTGTGACGAGGGTGGGGGAGCGGTTGATCCAGCTCACCTGGCAGGCCGGCCTGGCCCTGGTCTACGATGCGGGCAACTTCGAGGCGCTGGAGCCGCTGCGCTATCGCGGCGAAGGTTGGGGCCTGTGTTTCGACGGTGAGCGTCTGGTGATGAGCGACGGTTCCGATCTGTTGAGCTTTCGCGATCCGGCGACCTTCGATCTCCTCGGCACCGTGGCGGTCACCCTTCACGGCGCGCCCGTCGGCAACCTGAACGAGCTGGAGTGCGTGGAGGGCGAGGTCTACGCCAACGTCTACGGCAGGGAGATTCTGGTGGCGATCGATCCGGCGAGCGGTCGCGTCCGGCGGGTGATCGACGCCGCGGGCCTGCTCTCCGCCTCCGAACGGGCGCACGCCGAAGTGCTCAACGGCATCGCCCACCGGCCCGGTTCGGACCGCTTCTTCCTCACCGGCAAACACTGGCCGAAGCTTTTCGAGGTGCGCTTCGTAGAGCGGTAG
- a CDS encoding oligopeptide transporter, OPT family, whose amino-acid sequence MSDDRKNFKPYIPATESPAELTFKAIGAGILFGVLFGAANAYLGLKVGLTISTSIPVAVVTVAAFRALATAGVRTSLLEANLSQTVGSASSSVASGVIFTLPALFLWGLDPTLLQMTLLGLAGGLIGVLFMIPLRAFLIEREHGKLPYPEGTACAEVLMATERGGAKARNVFLGLGVGALFKAVTGWMKIVPDDVEVHIPFLKKGQIGTEISAALLGVGYILGVRVAAVMVGGGLLAWLVIIPAIAYWGEGRALPLYPETVKTIAEMSPGQIWTRYVRYIGAGAVATAGIITLIRSIPTMIESFKVGAKQLRKRLDAGGDGAVAIPRTARDLSLRTVGIGLGAIALMLTFVPQAFGAIDGLGPRAVAALLVVIFAFFFVTVSSRIVGLVGVTSNPTSGMTIATLLGTASIFLLLGWTDDAGKMAALTVGAVVAIAASIAGDTSQDLKTGFILGATPRVQQSGELLGVLTSAFFVCLTVMMLGNAFGFGTEELAAPQATLMKLVIDGVLEQNLPWGLVGIGVLIALAAEMLKIPSLPFAVGVYLPVATMVPVFLGGLLRYITERRGASEEDRQGGILFGSGLVGGEGLMGVGMAAMAGWAVARQQPVWSVGTEWAGAAAPWLAGVLFIGLILFFARLAGGSKGRAT is encoded by the coding sequence GTGAGCGACGATCGGAAGAACTTCAAGCCCTACATTCCGGCGACCGAGAGCCCCGCCGAGCTGACCTTCAAGGCGATCGGCGCGGGCATTCTCTTCGGCGTGCTGTTCGGCGCCGCCAACGCCTACCTCGGCCTCAAAGTGGGCTTGACCATCTCCACCTCGATTCCCGTGGCGGTGGTGACCGTGGCGGCCTTTCGGGCTCTCGCCACCGCCGGCGTGCGCACCAGCTTGCTGGAGGCCAACCTGTCGCAGACCGTTGGCTCGGCGTCGAGCTCGGTGGCCAGCGGGGTGATCTTCACCCTGCCCGCTCTATTTCTCTGGGGGCTCGATCCCACCCTCCTCCAGATGACCCTGCTCGGCCTCGCCGGCGGCTTGATCGGCGTGCTGTTCATGATTCCCCTGCGGGCCTTCCTGATCGAGCGCGAGCACGGCAAGCTGCCCTATCCGGAAGGGACCGCCTGCGCCGAGGTGCTGATGGCGACGGAGCGGGGCGGTGCGAAGGCCAGGAACGTCTTCCTCGGCCTGGGCGTCGGTGCCCTGTTCAAGGCGGTGACCGGTTGGATGAAGATCGTGCCGGACGACGTCGAAGTGCACATCCCGTTCTTGAAGAAAGGCCAGATCGGTACCGAGATCTCGGCGGCGCTGCTCGGGGTGGGCTACATCCTCGGCGTGCGGGTGGCGGCGGTGATGGTCGGTGGCGGCCTCCTCGCCTGGCTGGTGATCATCCCGGCCATCGCCTACTGGGGCGAAGGGCGGGCCCTGCCGCTCTATCCGGAGACCGTCAAGACCATCGCCGAAATGTCTCCGGGTCAAATCTGGACCCGCTACGTGCGCTACATCGGCGCCGGAGCGGTGGCGACGGCGGGCATCATCACCCTGATCCGCAGCATCCCCACCATGATCGAGAGCTTCAAGGTGGGCGCCAAGCAGCTCCGGAAGCGCCTTGATGCCGGCGGCGACGGAGCCGTCGCCATCCCCCGGACGGCCCGCGACCTGTCGCTCCGCACTGTCGGCATCGGCCTCGGCGCCATCGCCTTGATGCTGACCTTCGTGCCGCAGGCCTTCGGCGCCATCGACGGCCTCGGGCCGCGCGCCGTGGCGGCCCTGCTGGTGGTGATCTTCGCCTTCTTCTTCGTTACCGTATCGTCGCGCATCGTCGGCCTCGTGGGGGTGACCTCCAATCCGACCAGCGGCATGACCATCGCGACCCTCCTGGGCACTGCCAGCATCTTCCTGCTGCTCGGATGGACCGACGATGCCGGCAAGATGGCGGCCCTTACCGTCGGCGCGGTGGTGGCCATCGCCGCCTCCATCGCCGGCGATACCTCGCAGGACCTGAAGACCGGTTTCATTCTCGGGGCCACACCGCGGGTGCAGCAGAGCGGCGAGCTGCTGGGCGTGCTCACCTCGGCCTTTTTCGTCTGCCTGACGGTGATGATGCTCGGCAACGCCTTCGGCTTTGGCACCGAGGAACTGGCGGCGCCCCAGGCGACCCTGATGAAGCTGGTGATCGACGGGGTACTCGAGCAGAATCTACCCTGGGGGCTGGTCGGCATCGGCGTACTGATCGCCCTGGCGGCGGAGATGCTGAAGATCCCAAGTTTGCCCTTCGCCGTGGGCGTTTATTTGCCGGTCGCGACCATGGTGCCGGTGTTCCTCGGTGGCCTCCTGCGCTACATCACGGAACGCCGTGGAGCCTCCGAAGAGGACCGCCAGGGCGGCATTCTCTTCGGCTCCGGCCTGGTCGGTGGCGAAGGCTTGATGGGAGTTGGGATGGCCGCCATGGCCGGCTGGGCGGTGGCCCGCCAGCAGCCCGTGTGGAGCGTTGGCACCGAGTGGGCCGGCGCCGCCGCGCCATGGCTCGCCGGGGTCCTGTTCATCGGCCTGATCCTCTTTTTTGCCCGGCTTGCCGGCGGTTCGAAGGGTCGTGCGACCTAG
- a CDS encoding S9 family peptidase, which produces MVTSHRTRSRRLLYVFFGILLLTALPAAAQGASPASRTMTPEDVDSLRRVSEVAISPDGMHIAYTLWVPRDPWKEENGPAWSELHVVGNNGESRPFITGEVSVQDISWTPSGEAIAFRSQREGDDETALYTIALAGGEARRLASHATGIRDYSFNGDGSRLAFLAREEGPDDKLKDKGFNAEVFEENDRFVHIYVQNLAGDSNDEPKALEVEGSATELHWSPAGNRLAVALAPTPRIDDNYTSRKVHVLDADSGEVVTRFDNPGKLGPVAWNPTGTHLAFISAEDANDPSAGRLMVGDVAAGTFENVLPHYPGQVDDLGWLTDTKLVFLGSEGVWTSFGRVGSNGYAHRDLIPAAGNPAWTALSISPNGPRAALIGETPGHPPELFRWVADQEAERLTNSNPVLDEIRLAEQEVVTFEARDGMKIEGLLIRPLDEQEGTRYPLILTVHGGPESHHRNGWLTSYNAPGQLAAAQGYAVFYTNYRGSTGRGVEFSKVSQADPAGAEFEDLIDAVDHLIEIGLVDQDKVGITGGSYGGYASAWGATYFTERFAASVMFVGISAKIAKSGTTDIPNEEYLVHARRWPWEKWDFMMERSPVTYVEQARTPILILHGEEDPRVHPSQSLILYRYLKLVGKTPVRLIWYPGEGHGNRKAAARMDYNRRMMRWFDHYLKGPGGEPPAHDIEWPQMADESDGADDTDDGESEAGE; this is translated from the coding sequence ATGGTCACGAGTCATCGAACGAGGAGCCGCCGGCTTCTCTACGTCTTCTTCGGAATTCTTCTGCTGACCGCCTTGCCGGCCGCGGCGCAAGGGGCGTCGCCCGCCTCCCGGACGATGACGCCGGAAGATGTGGACTCGTTGCGGCGAGTCTCTGAGGTGGCCATTTCGCCGGACGGAATGCACATTGCCTACACCCTGTGGGTGCCGCGGGATCCTTGGAAAGAGGAGAACGGGCCGGCCTGGAGCGAACTCCACGTGGTCGGAAACAACGGGGAGAGCCGCCCGTTCATCACCGGCGAGGTGTCCGTGCAGGACATTTCTTGGACTCCCTCCGGCGAGGCCATCGCCTTCCGCAGCCAACGCGAGGGTGATGACGAGACGGCCTTATACACCATCGCCCTGGCCGGTGGCGAAGCCCGCCGGCTGGCTTCCCACGCCACCGGCATTCGCGACTACAGCTTCAACGGCGACGGCAGCCGCCTGGCCTTTCTGGCCCGTGAGGAAGGTCCCGACGACAAGCTGAAGGACAAGGGTTTCAACGCCGAAGTCTTCGAAGAGAACGACCGGTTCGTGCACATCTACGTGCAGAACCTCGCCGGAGACTCGAACGACGAGCCGAAGGCCTTGGAGGTGGAGGGGTCCGCCACGGAACTCCACTGGAGCCCGGCCGGCAACCGGCTGGCCGTCGCCCTCGCGCCGACGCCGCGGATCGACGACAACTACACCAGCCGCAAGGTGCACGTGCTGGACGCCGACAGCGGCGAGGTGGTGACGCGCTTCGACAATCCCGGCAAGCTCGGCCCGGTGGCCTGGAATCCCACCGGCACCCATCTGGCGTTCATCTCGGCGGAAGACGCCAACGATCCCTCCGCCGGCCGGCTGATGGTCGGCGATGTCGCCGCCGGCACCTTCGAGAACGTGTTGCCGCACTACCCGGGGCAGGTGGACGACCTCGGCTGGCTGACGGACACCAAACTGGTGTTCCTCGGCTCCGAGGGGGTGTGGACCAGCTTCGGCCGGGTGGGCTCGAATGGCTATGCCCACCGCGACTTGATTCCAGCAGCCGGCAACCCGGCTTGGACGGCCCTGAGCATCTCGCCGAACGGTCCCCGGGCGGCCCTGATCGGCGAAACCCCGGGCCATCCACCGGAGCTCTTCCGCTGGGTCGCCGACCAGGAGGCTGAGCGGCTAACGAACAGCAATCCGGTGCTCGACGAGATCCGCCTCGCCGAGCAGGAAGTGGTCACCTTCGAGGCGCGCGACGGAATGAAGATCGAAGGCCTTTTGATCCGCCCTCTCGACGAACAGGAGGGAACCCGCTATCCGCTCATCCTGACCGTTCACGGCGGTCCCGAGTCGCACCACCGGAACGGCTGGCTCACCAGCTACAACGCGCCGGGGCAGCTCGCCGCCGCCCAGGGTTACGCCGTCTTCTACACCAACTACCGGGGCAGCACCGGCCGCGGCGTGGAGTTCTCGAAGGTCAGCCAGGCGGATCCGGCGGGGGCGGAGTTCGAGGACCTGATCGACGCCGTCGACCACCTGATCGAGATCGGCTTGGTGGATCAGGACAAGGTCGGAATCACCGGCGGCTCCTACGGCGGCTACGCCTCCGCCTGGGGTGCCACCTACTTCACCGAACGCTTTGCCGCCAGCGTGATGTTCGTCGGCATCAGCGCCAAGATCGCCAAGTCCGGAACCACCGACATTCCCAATGAGGAGTACTTGGTGCACGCCCGGCGCTGGCCGTGGGAGAAGTGGGACTTCATGATGGAACGCAGCCCCGTCACCTACGTCGAGCAGGCGCGTACGCCGATTCTCATCCTGCACGGCGAGGAGGATCCGCGGGTTCACCCCAGCCAGTCCCTCATCCTGTACCGCTACCTGAAGCTGGTGGGCAAAACGCCGGTGCGGCTGATCTGGTACCCCGGCGAGGGCCACGGCAACCGCAAGGCGGCGGCGCGCATGGACTACAACCGCCGCATGATGCGCTGGTTCGATCATTACCTCAAGGGACCCGGCGGAGAGCCGCCGGCGCACGACATTGAGTGGCCGCAGATGGCCGACGAGAGCGATGGAGCCGACGACACCGATGACGGTGAGTCCGAGGCTGGGGAGTAG